From Herpetosiphonaceae bacterium:
TTACGGCATCTCACGCTCAGGACTTTGCGCAGGCGGTGCGGCGACCGCCGCTGATCTGGGATAACTACCCGGTCAACGACCTGGCGATGCGCGCGAACCTGCACATCGGGCCGCTGCGCGGACGGGATGCGGCGCTGCACACGGCGGTGCGCGGGATGGTCTTCAACCTGATGTTACAGGCCGAGGCTTCCAAAATCCCGCTGCTGACCATCGCCGACTACCTGGACGCGCCGCAGCAGTACGATCCCTGGCGCTCCTGGGAGCGTGCGCTGTCGGAGGTCGGCGGGCAGGAGAGCTGCGCGGCGCTGCGGGCCTTCGCCGAGCACTCACTCGACTCGTGCCTGGCAAGCGATGCGCCGTCGCAGCTCAAGCGCCTGACCGAGGCGACGGTCGCCGCGCTGCAAAAGGGCGTGGCCTGCTCCGTCAGCCAGGCGGTGCATCAGCTCACGCAGTATCTCAGCAGCCTGGACGAAGCCTGTTACTTCTTGAAGCACCGTATGCCCAACCTGCGGCTCCGCGAGAACATCCTGCCCTGGATCGAGGCGCTCGAAGATTGGATCTGGCTCGGGAAGCATGCGCTCGCCACGCTGGAGCTGCTGGAGCAGGGCGGCGCCTACGAGCAGCGGCTCTCGGCACTGAAAGAATCGCTCAACCTGATCGCGCGTCACAGCAAGCGCAGCGGCGGGCAGGACATTTTCCCGCTGGCGCTCTACACGCTAGAGTATGCCGAGGATTATCGCATGCGCCACGGACAGTCGATTTTCGACACGACCTTCGGGTTCGCGGCGCTGGATCTTCTCGATCGAGCGCCTGAGATACCGCCGCAGGAGCGCTATGCTCTGAGCGGTATTCCGGCCAATTGAGCGGTACGGACGATGGGATCGAGCACAAGCAGACATCAGGAATAGACTTATGGTAGTACGACTGATCGGCAATCTCTACGTCGTCTCCGGCGACAAGCTAACCCATCCGTGGGACGCCAGCGCCTATCTGCTGGCCGGAGACGAGCCCACCCTGATCGACTGTGGGAGCACCGAGGGCTACGCGGCGCTCAGGAGCAATCTTGCGGAGCTGGGCTACCAGCCGCGCGACATTCGCCGCGTGATCGCCACGCACGGCCACTGGGATCATATCTCGGCGATGAATCTGCTGCGCGAGGAGAGCGACGCACAGCTCTTGTTGCACCCTGCCGATCGCCAGCCCGTCGAGAGCGGCGACTGGGATGCGACCTCGGCGTTTTTGTACGATCGTCCGTTTCCGCCGACGCGCGTCGATCGGCTGCTCCACGACGGCGATGTGCTGGACGTGTGCGGCTACCGCATGCATGTCTATCACACGCCGGGCCACTCGCCGGGCTGCGTCTCGTTCTGGCTGGAGATCAACGGCCTCAAAGTCTTGATCGCGGGCGATACCCTCTGGGGCGCGTTTCACACCCGGCTGCGCTCGAACATCGACGACTGGACCGCCTCGCTCGACCGGCTGCTCAAGCTGGACTTCGATGTCGCCACGATCGGCCACTGCCCGCCGACGCTGATCTTCGACGCCAAGACCAAGGTGCGCGAGGCCCGGCAGCAGTTGGGCGTGCTCTTCGATCCCTGGTTCAAGCCCTTCAACGTCAAGTTTATGTATCGTGGATTATAAGATGAAAGATACAACGCTCCATATGATCGGCAACGCGCATCTCGATCCGGTCTGGCTCTGGCAGTGGCAGGAAGGCTTTCAGGAGACGAAAGCGACCTTCCGCTCGGCGCTGGACCGCATGCGCGAGAGCGACGATTTTGTGTTTACGTCAAGCTCAGCGGCGATCTACGAGTGGGTCGAGCACAACGATCCGCAGATGTTCGCGGAGATCCGGCAGCGTATCGCCGAGGGCCGCTGGCAGATCGTCGGCGGCTGGTGGGTGCAGGCCGACTGTAACCTGCCCTGCGGCGAGTCGTTTGCGCGCCAGGCGCTCTACGGGCAGCGCTACTTCAAGGCCAAGTTC
This genomic window contains:
- a CDS encoding MBL fold metallo-hydrolase; the encoded protein is MVVRLIGNLYVVSGDKLTHPWDASAYLLAGDEPTLIDCGSTEGYAALRSNLAELGYQPRDIRRVIATHGHWDHISAMNLLREESDAQLLLHPADRQPVESGDWDATSAFLYDRPFPPTRVDRLLHDGDVLDVCGYRMHVYHTPGHSPGCVSFWLEINGLKVLIAGDTLWGAFHTRLRSNIDDWTASLDRLLKLDFDVATIGHCPPTLIFDAKTKVREARQQLGVLFDPWFKPFNVKFMYRGL
- a CDS encoding protein O-GlcNAcase; its protein translation is MQHSPFQIRGVIEGFYGPFYTFPERNDLIAFIGQHGYNLYIYGPKNDRQHRHRWSEPYPPEIMAQFAQTAALAQQVGVTFCYAISPLSYDPDQDFEKLAAKLRDLYDCGVRAFSYLMDDIACATHHAVNCRICDNYGRLHAQVCNRLFDWLHALDPACTLSMCPTHYHGVAPFSGYLHDLGALLNPGVDVFYTGPDVCSATITASHAQDFAQAVRRPPLIWDNYPVNDLAMRANLHIGPLRGRDAALHTAVRGMVFNLMLQAEASKIPLLTIADYLDAPQQYDPWRSWERALSEVGGQESCAALRAFAEHSLDSCLASDAPSQLKRLTEATVAALQKGVACSVSQAVHQLTQYLSSLDEACYFLKHRMPNLRLRENILPWIEALEDWIWLGKHALATLELLEQGGAYEQRLSALKESLNLIARHSKRSGGQDIFPLALYTLEYAEDYRMRHGQSIFDTTFGFAALDLLDRAPEIPPQERYALSGIPAN